From Ferrimicrobium acidiphilum DSM 19497, the proteins below share one genomic window:
- the glpX gene encoding class II fructose-bisphosphatase — translation MLDNSPPDRNLALDLVRVTEAAALASTQWVGRGQKESADGAAVNAMRSVLDVVSMDGTVIIGEGEKDNAPMLFNGEHVGDGAGPKVDIAVDPIEGTTPTAMGRGGAMSVIAVAGNGSMFFPGPIVYMDKLATGPEGVGAVSLDLSPRENVIELAKARRCQTSEITVAILDRPRHQELIEEVRSAGARISLIGDGDVAAAILTALPSSNVDMLLGVGGSPEAVIAAAGLQCIDGAIQARLWPRDEEERQKALDAGYDLTAILHTSDLVNSQDCFFAATGITNSELLRGVRTRRGEAITHSIVMRSRSKTVRTIEAVHRVEKLRNFHLMA, via the coding sequence ATGCTCGACAATTCGCCTCCCGATCGCAACCTTGCCCTCGACCTAGTCCGCGTCACCGAGGCCGCTGCGCTCGCCTCAACCCAATGGGTGGGACGTGGTCAAAAAGAGTCAGCCGACGGAGCAGCTGTAAACGCGATGCGCAGCGTTCTAGATGTAGTCTCCATGGATGGTACCGTTATCATCGGCGAAGGCGAAAAGGACAACGCTCCGATGCTCTTCAATGGCGAGCATGTGGGCGATGGCGCTGGTCCGAAGGTCGATATCGCAGTGGACCCGATTGAAGGTACGACCCCGACCGCAATGGGGCGCGGCGGTGCAATGAGTGTAATCGCAGTAGCCGGTAACGGTTCGATGTTTTTTCCTGGTCCAATCGTCTACATGGACAAGCTCGCAACTGGCCCAGAGGGGGTCGGGGCGGTCTCTCTAGACCTCTCACCACGCGAGAATGTCATCGAACTAGCGAAGGCAAGGCGGTGCCAGACATCAGAAATTACGGTGGCAATTCTCGACCGACCACGCCATCAAGAGCTCATCGAAGAGGTTCGTTCAGCTGGCGCAAGAATCTCCCTAATCGGAGATGGTGATGTCGCAGCCGCAATCCTCACTGCACTGCCGTCCTCGAATGTCGATATGCTCCTCGGCGTCGGGGGTAGCCCCGAGGCGGTCATCGCAGCTGCGGGGTTGCAATGCATCGACGGTGCCATCCAGGCAAGACTCTGGCCGCGAGACGAGGAGGAACGCCAGAAAGCACTAGATGCGGGCTACGACCTGACAGCCATCCTACACACCTCGGATCTCGTCAACTCTCAGGACTGTTTCTTCGCGGCTACTGGTATCACCAACTCAGAACTACTCCGCGGCGTCAGAACTCGCCGTGGGGAGGCGATAACCCATTCGATCGTGATGCGTTCACGAAGCAAGACGGTGAGAACGATCGAGGCCGTTCACCGCGTCGAAAAGCTCAGAAATTTCCATCTAATGGCCTGA
- a CDS encoding 2'-5' RNA ligase family protein, producing MTPRVRCCLAVTFDEGVESELNLLRRFLGSGALDWIPPHITLIPPVDCSPAEAWSFVAQIAELSTRVEPVTLELTGFDTFANRRITGHLSVVAGGDELERWRDRLAPSRDSRIYVPHVTVVENIKPEEGLILHERLSRYRVETSASEMSLLVADARGSRRGWRPFVRALVGYGGRRRRSHRSVLVMLSRSSPVAHRRDSRSVSAWLLDVSGELLGWVEAIAGPNGVWVFDDSVMLDRDLVGFGFEELVVEELLVYLQFATAVVAPEWVTSLDPLGATTMSSDTARLLGLRSFDLSAVDRTADGNQAIRWKFLSFSTR from the coding sequence GTGACCCCTCGGGTTCGTTGCTGTCTAGCGGTTACGTTCGATGAGGGGGTCGAGTCTGAACTGAATCTCCTGCGGAGGTTCTTGGGTTCAGGTGCTCTTGACTGGATTCCTCCGCACATCACATTGATTCCACCGGTGGACTGTTCGCCAGCGGAGGCCTGGAGCTTCGTGGCCCAGATCGCCGAGTTGAGCACCCGAGTGGAACCAGTCACTCTTGAGCTGACTGGGTTTGATACGTTCGCGAATCGACGGATAACAGGACACCTTTCGGTGGTCGCCGGCGGTGACGAGCTTGAGCGTTGGCGCGATAGGTTGGCTCCATCACGGGATTCGCGCATCTATGTTCCCCACGTGACAGTGGTAGAGAACATTAAGCCTGAGGAGGGGTTGATCCTCCACGAACGTCTGTCCCGGTACAGAGTGGAGACGTCAGCCAGTGAGATGAGCCTTTTAGTCGCGGATGCGCGCGGCAGTAGAAGAGGTTGGCGGCCGTTTGTGAGGGCTCTGGTTGGCTATGGCGGGCGTCGCAGGCGTTCTCACCGTTCTGTGTTAGTGATGCTCTCGCGATCGAGCCCGGTTGCTCACAGGCGCGATTCCAGGAGTGTAAGTGCTTGGCTGCTCGACGTCTCGGGTGAACTCCTTGGTTGGGTAGAGGCGATAGCTGGGCCGAATGGTGTCTGGGTTTTCGACGATAGCGTGATGCTAGATCGTGACTTAGTCGGCTTCGGCTTCGAGGAGCTGGTGGTAGAGGAGCTGCTTGTCTACCTACAATTCGCCACGGCAGTGGTGGCTCCTGAGTGGGTAACTAGTCTGGATCCTCTTGGCGCGACAACAATGAGCTCGGATACCGCTCGTCTGTTGGGTTTGCGGAGTTTCGACCTATCCGCGGTTGACAGGACAGCAGATGGCAATCAGGCCATTAGATGGAAATTTCTGAGCTTTTCGACGCGGTGA
- the atpG gene encoding ATP synthase F1 subunit gamma codes for MNSTKKITKAMELIAASRIVKAVGRIGGARTYFREVSEVTRELLVTLPSYRPPLTQVQAGVTVLVLVTSDRGLCGGYNSSVIRAYEEQVRQSEGPIEIIGIGRRIENYLHFRGISSNVQINGVTHLPTLDQAYAIMGPVMRRVDAGEIARVVVISNRFYSLGVQRLEETILVPVDPSSVVDNRSETVAHFDFEAEPSLEAVIDTALHQLVVAEFFGLLLEASAAEHAARQRAMKSATDNATELVRNLTRAMNRVRQDAITTEITEIVGGAEALAQGSHAMSGDER; via the coding sequence GTGAACTCGACCAAGAAGATCACGAAGGCCATGGAACTTATCGCGGCGTCGCGTATCGTTAAGGCGGTTGGACGTATCGGTGGGGCCAGGACCTATTTTCGGGAGGTCTCCGAGGTGACGCGAGAGTTGCTGGTTACGCTCCCGAGTTATCGCCCGCCGCTGACTCAGGTACAGGCTGGGGTGACCGTTTTGGTATTGGTAACCTCTGATAGAGGATTGTGTGGCGGCTACAATAGCTCAGTTATCAGGGCATACGAAGAGCAGGTTCGGCAGAGCGAAGGACCAATCGAGATCATTGGTATTGGCCGTAGGATCGAGAATTACCTGCACTTTCGAGGTATATCCAGTAATGTTCAGATAAATGGTGTAACCCATCTGCCGACTCTAGATCAGGCCTATGCGATCATGGGACCTGTTATGAGGCGGGTTGATGCTGGTGAGATTGCTCGAGTTGTGGTTATCTCGAACCGGTTTTACTCGCTTGGTGTTCAGCGACTCGAGGAGACCATTCTTGTTCCTGTCGACCCGAGTTCAGTGGTCGACAACAGATCGGAGACGGTTGCTCACTTCGATTTCGAGGCTGAACCTTCGCTAGAGGCTGTTATCGATACCGCGCTACACCAGTTGGTGGTGGCCGAATTTTTTGGACTGTTGCTTGAGGCCTCCGCGGCTGAGCACGCAGCGAGGCAACGTGCTATGAAGAGTGCGACGGATAATGCAACCGAGTTGGTTCGTAACCTAACTAGGGCGATGAACCGCGTCCGCCAAGACGCCATTACCACGGAGATTACTGAAATAGTTGGTGGCGCGGAGGCACTCGCACAGGGTAGCCACGCCATGAGTGGAGATGAAAGGTAA
- a CDS encoding FoF1 ATP synthase subunit delta/epsilon, whose product MATETFNLVIANPELVLLDEEVESLTLRSALGDVAFLAHHAPFVGEVEVCLATVARAQGDSFQIVIDGGLVRAGGNRVVVLANDAELASNVEQESLDRRRQRYEERVAELDDSLADTERRSLELRASLID is encoded by the coding sequence GTGGCTACGGAGACCTTCAATTTAGTAATCGCCAATCCTGAGTTAGTGTTGCTAGACGAGGAGGTCGAAAGCCTCACGCTTCGATCCGCCCTCGGGGATGTAGCGTTTCTCGCTCATCACGCTCCCTTTGTTGGTGAGGTTGAGGTCTGCCTCGCTACTGTGGCGAGAGCGCAGGGCGATTCGTTCCAGATCGTCATAGATGGTGGTTTGGTTCGCGCTGGTGGCAACCGTGTTGTAGTGCTAGCCAACGATGCCGAGCTAGCCAGTAATGTAGAGCAGGAGTCGTTGGACAGACGTCGACAGCGCTACGAAGAACGGGTTGCAGAGCTTGACGATTCACTTGCAGACACTGAGCGGCGGTCGTTGGAGCTCAGAGCGAGTTTGATCGACTAG
- the atpD gene encoding F0F1 ATP synthase subunit beta: protein METEEKPTEENLTQAKALGRVVSIAGPVVDVEFPPESIPEVNMAVSMEAEIDGNTVIIMAEVASQLGDGRVRCICLRPTDGLRRGAAVTDLGHGIKVPVGSGVLGHVFNVIGEPLNAGELIDIDDHWEIHRDPPPFDDLEPKAQMFETGIKVIDLLEPYVQGGKVGLFGGAGVGKTVLIMEMINRVAQQHGGVSVFAGVGERTREGTDLLLEMEESGVIEKAALVYGQMDEPPGVRLRVALSALTMAEYFRDVKDQDVLLFIDNIFRFVQAGSEVSALLGRLPSAVGYQPTLADEMGALQERITSTKRRSITSLQAVYVPADDYTDPAPFTTFTFLDATTELSRQIASLGIYPAVDPLASTSNILAPHIVGERHYQVARSVQQILQRYKELQDIIAILGLDELSEEDKVTVSRARRIQRFLSQPFFVAEIFTGAKGKYVPIAETIESFEAIVRGDLDGVPEQAFLNSGGIEDVLARAKEMDA, encoded by the coding sequence ATGGAGACTGAAGAGAAGCCGACCGAGGAGAACCTAACACAGGCGAAGGCTCTCGGCCGAGTCGTGTCCATCGCTGGGCCGGTGGTAGATGTCGAGTTCCCGCCTGAGTCAATTCCTGAGGTGAACATGGCCGTCTCGATGGAGGCGGAGATCGATGGCAATACAGTCATCATTATGGCCGAAGTTGCCAGTCAGCTTGGTGATGGTCGCGTTCGCTGCATCTGTCTTCGACCTACCGATGGATTGCGTCGGGGGGCTGCGGTCACCGACTTGGGACATGGGATCAAGGTTCCAGTTGGATCTGGCGTTCTTGGCCACGTCTTCAACGTTATTGGTGAGCCGTTGAACGCAGGGGAGCTCATCGACATCGATGATCATTGGGAGATCCATCGTGACCCGCCACCCTTCGATGATCTAGAACCTAAGGCTCAGATGTTCGAGACTGGTATCAAGGTTATCGACCTCCTCGAGCCCTATGTTCAGGGTGGCAAGGTTGGGCTATTCGGTGGTGCGGGAGTCGGCAAGACGGTTCTGATCATGGAGATGATCAACCGAGTTGCACAGCAACACGGTGGCGTCTCTGTTTTCGCTGGCGTTGGCGAACGTACTCGAGAGGGCACCGACCTCCTTCTAGAGATGGAAGAGTCAGGGGTGATCGAAAAGGCGGCGCTTGTCTATGGTCAAATGGATGAGCCACCAGGTGTTCGTCTTCGTGTGGCTTTATCGGCACTGACGATGGCTGAGTACTTCCGCGACGTCAAAGATCAGGACGTACTGCTTTTCATCGATAATATCTTCCGATTCGTCCAAGCTGGTTCCGAGGTATCGGCACTCTTAGGTCGACTGCCTTCGGCTGTGGGTTACCAACCCACGCTCGCTGACGAGATGGGTGCCCTGCAGGAGCGAATCACCTCGACGAAGCGTCGTTCGATCACCTCACTGCAGGCCGTCTATGTGCCAGCTGACGACTACACCGATCCTGCGCCATTCACGACCTTCACCTTCTTGGATGCGACGACGGAGCTCTCTCGTCAGATTGCTTCCCTTGGAATTTATCCCGCCGTCGATCCACTCGCGTCGACATCGAATATCCTCGCACCGCACATCGTTGGCGAACGACACTATCAGGTGGCCCGTAGTGTCCAACAGATCTTGCAGCGCTACAAGGAGCTCCAGGATATCATCGCTATTTTGGGCCTCGATGAGCTCTCTGAGGAGGATAAGGTGACTGTGTCGCGAGCCCGACGCATTCAGCGCTTCCTATCGCAGCCGTTCTTCGTCGCAGAGATCTTCACAGGTGCAAAGGGTAAGTATGTTCCGATTGCCGAGACCATCGAGTCATTCGAGGCGATCGTTCGTGGTGACCTTGATGGTGTTCCTGAACAGGCCTTTTTGAACTCCGGCGGCATCGAGGATGTACTCGCTCGTGCAAAAGAGATGGATGCCTAG